One segment of Chelonia mydas isolate rCheMyd1 chromosome 13, rCheMyd1.pri.v2, whole genome shotgun sequence DNA contains the following:
- the LOC102943463 gene encoding olfactory receptor 6F1 codes for MYVLTIVGNVSIIALVWIHPWLQTPMYFFLCNLSFLEIWYTTACVPKAIGVMLGTSQTISFTVCILQLFFLLSMGSTECFLLAAMAYDRYLAICHPLRYSSLMTNAFCAQLALLCWLCRFLAIFVLASLISRLSFCGPNIINHFLCDVDSCIALSCTDTSPVELATFIVSIIVIMVSCAITQISYIYIISTILRIPSAQGWQKAFSTCSAHLTVVTIWYGSIIFLYLKPSAQNSLDLNKTINIFNTIVTPLLTPFIYTLRNKEAKEALGKAFEWDTKSFTNKMDLVES; via the exons ATGTATGTCCTAACAATTGTAGGGAATGTGTCCATCATAGCCTTAGTGTGGATTCATCCCTGGCTCCAAAcccccatgtatttcttcctctgcaatcTCTCCTTCCTGGAGATCTGGTACACCACAGCATGTGTTCCCAAGGCCATTGGTGTCATGCTGGGGACAAGCCAAACCATCTCTTTCACTGTTTGCATCCTGCaattgttttttctcctctctatGGGCTCCACGGAATGTTTCCTCCTGGCTGCCATGGCCTATGACCGCTATCTGGCCATATGCCACCCATTGCGATACTCATCCCTTATGACCAACGCCTTCTGTGCTCAACTGGCCCTCCTCTGTTGGCTGTGCAGGTTCCTGGCTATCTTTGTGTTGGCATCTCTAATATCCAGGTTGTCTTTCTGTGGCCCTAACATCATCAATCATTTCCTTTGTGATGTAGATTCCTGTATAGCGCTCTCCTGCACTGACACCAGCCCTGTTGAGCTTGCAACGTTCATTGTCTCAATCATCGTTATCATGGTCTCATGTGCAATAACCCAGATCTCCTACATTTACATCATCTCCAC gatcttgagAATCCCATCAGCCCAAGGCtggcaaaaggccttttccacttGCTCAGCCCATCTCACTGTTGTGACTATCTGGTACGGCTCCATCATTTTTCTGTACCTCAAGCCTTCTGCACAGAACTCGTTGGATTTGAACAAAACAATCAACATCTTTAACACTATTGTAACTCCGCTATTAACCCCTTTCATTTACACTCTAAGAAACAAAGAGGCGAAGGAAGCTTTGGGAAAGGCATTTGAGTGGGATACGAAGTCATTTACCAACAAGATGGATTTAGTAGAAAGTTAG